A region from the Streptomyces lydicus genome encodes:
- a CDS encoding GNAT family N-acetyltransferase, translating into MPELKRLHADDAPAVLAFELANRAYFAASVSDRGDEFFDQFADRYSALLAEQEAGTSAFYVRVAEDGAVLGRFNLYDFEDGTAELGYRVAQHVAGRGVATATVRELCRLAVARHGLRTLRAATSLGNAASQRVLAKAGFVPVGPADPAGLGGKAGTWYQRDLSLQP; encoded by the coding sequence GTGCCCGAGTTGAAGCGGCTGCATGCCGACGACGCCCCCGCGGTCCTGGCCTTCGAGCTGGCGAACCGCGCCTACTTCGCCGCCTCGGTCTCCGACCGCGGTGACGAGTTCTTCGACCAGTTCGCCGACCGGTACAGCGCCCTTCTGGCAGAGCAAGAGGCCGGCACCAGCGCCTTCTACGTGCGCGTTGCCGAGGACGGCGCGGTTCTGGGCCGGTTCAACCTGTACGACTTCGAGGACGGCACCGCTGAGCTCGGCTACAGGGTCGCGCAGCATGTTGCCGGCCGCGGTGTGGCGACCGCGACCGTCCGGGAGCTGTGCCGGCTGGCGGTGGCGCGACACGGGCTGCGCACACTGCGGGCGGCCACCTCCCTAGGCAATGCCGCGTCCCAGCGGGTGCTTGCCAAGGCCGGGTTCGTTCCAGTTGGCCCGGCCGACCCGGCTGGCCTCGGCGGTAAGGCCGGCACCTGGTACCAGCGCGACCTGTCACTCCAGCCGTAG
- a CDS encoding SRPBCC family protein, whose translation MAEHTSSSITIEAAPAEVMGVIADFDRYPEWTGEVKEAEVLDKDDHGRAAQVRLLLDAGAIKDDHTLAYTWTGESEVSWSLVKSQMLRALDGSYRLAALGNGARTEVTYQLTVDVKIPMLGMIKRKAEKVIIDRALAGLKKRVESGPAEYAAGSDHAAGSADEAKKL comes from the coding sequence ATGGCCGAACACACCAGCTCGAGCATCACGATCGAGGCGGCACCCGCCGAAGTGATGGGAGTGATCGCCGACTTTGACCGCTATCCGGAATGGACCGGAGAGGTCAAGGAGGCGGAGGTCCTGGACAAGGACGACCACGGCCGCGCCGCGCAGGTGCGCCTGCTGCTGGACGCCGGAGCGATCAAGGACGACCACACCCTCGCCTACACCTGGACCGGCGAGAGTGAGGTCAGCTGGTCCCTGGTCAAGTCGCAGATGCTGCGTGCCCTCGACGGTTCCTACCGCCTGGCCGCGCTGGGCAACGGCGCGCGCACCGAGGTGACCTACCAGCTCACCGTCGACGTCAAGATCCCCATGCTCGGAATGATCAAGCGCAAGGCCGAGAAGGTCATCATCGACCGGGCGCTGGCCGGGCTGAAGAAGCGCGTCGAGAGCGGTCCCGCCGAGTACGCCGCCGGGTCCGACCACGCCGCCGGGTCCGCCGACGAGGCCAAGAAGCTCTGA
- a CDS encoding AMP-dependent synthetase/ligase, which produces MREFSLPALYEVPADGNLTDLIRRNAAQHPDVAVMGRKVNGGWQDVTAATFLAEVRAAAKGLIASGVRPGDRVGLMSRTRYEWTLLDFAIWSAGAVTVPVYETSSAEQIQWILGDSGAVACLVESPTHEAIVESVRDRLPELENIWQIERDAIARLRAAGAGVTDEEVDARSALADADSPATIVYTSGTTGRPKGCVLSHRSFFAECGNIVERLRPLFRTGESSVLLFLPIAHVFGRLVQVAAVMAPIKLGHAPDIKNLTDDLASFRPKLVLGVPRVFEKVYNSARAKAQADGKGKIFDKAADVAIAYSRALDTPQGPALGLKLKYKVFDRLVYGKLRAVLGGRATHAISGGAPLGERLGHFYRGIGFTVLEGYGLTESCAATAFNPWDRQKIGSVGQPLPGSVVRIADDGEVLLHGEHLFTEYWNNPSATKEALSDGWFHTGDLGTLDEDGYLAITGRKKEILVTAGGKNVAPAVIEDRIRSHALIAECMVVGDGRPFIGALVTLDEEFLPRWAEEHGHPADVTPSQISGDPELLAAVQRAVDDGNAAVSKAESVRKFRILPTQFTEESGHVTPSLKLKRNVVAKDFAEEIEALYRA; this is translated from the coding sequence TTGCGCGAGTTCAGCCTTCCGGCCCTGTACGAGGTCCCCGCGGACGGCAATCTGACGGATCTCATCCGCCGAAATGCCGCGCAGCACCCGGATGTTGCCGTCATGGGACGCAAGGTGAACGGCGGGTGGCAGGACGTCACCGCCGCCACCTTCCTCGCCGAGGTCCGCGCCGCCGCCAAAGGTCTGATCGCTTCGGGCGTCCGGCCCGGCGACCGGGTCGGCCTGATGTCGCGCACCCGCTACGAGTGGACGCTGCTGGACTTCGCCATCTGGAGCGCGGGAGCCGTCACCGTCCCGGTGTACGAGACCAGTTCGGCCGAACAGATCCAGTGGATCCTCGGCGACTCCGGCGCGGTGGCCTGCCTGGTGGAGTCCCCCACCCACGAGGCGATCGTCGAATCGGTCCGCGACCGGCTGCCGGAGCTGGAGAACATCTGGCAGATCGAGCGGGACGCCATCGCGCGGCTGCGGGCCGCGGGCGCCGGCGTCACGGACGAGGAGGTGGACGCGCGCAGCGCGCTCGCCGACGCGGACTCGCCGGCCACCATCGTCTACACCTCCGGCACCACCGGCCGCCCCAAGGGCTGTGTGCTCAGCCACCGCAGCTTCTTCGCCGAGTGCGGCAACATCGTCGAACGGCTGCGGCCGCTGTTCCGCACCGGCGAATCCTCGGTGCTGCTCTTCCTCCCCATCGCGCATGTCTTCGGCCGGCTGGTGCAGGTCGCCGCGGTGATGGCGCCCATCAAGCTGGGCCACGCCCCCGACATCAAGAACCTCACCGACGACCTCGCCTCCTTCCGGCCGAAGCTGGTCCTGGGCGTGCCCCGGGTCTTCGAGAAGGTCTACAACTCGGCGCGGGCCAAGGCACAGGCCGACGGCAAGGGCAAGATCTTCGACAAGGCGGCCGACGTCGCGATCGCCTACAGCCGCGCGCTGGACACCCCGCAGGGCCCGGCGCTCGGACTGAAGCTGAAGTACAAGGTCTTCGACCGGCTGGTCTACGGCAAGCTGCGCGCCGTCCTCGGCGGCCGCGCCACCCACGCCATCTCCGGCGGCGCCCCGCTGGGCGAGCGCCTGGGCCACTTCTACCGCGGCATCGGCTTCACCGTCCTGGAGGGCTACGGCCTGACGGAGTCCTGTGCGGCCACCGCCTTCAACCCCTGGGACCGGCAGAAGATCGGCAGCGTCGGCCAGCCGCTGCCCGGTTCGGTGGTGCGGATCGCCGACGACGGCGAGGTGCTGCTGCACGGCGAGCACCTGTTCACCGAGTACTGGAACAACCCGTCGGCCACCAAGGAGGCGCTGTCCGACGGCTGGTTCCACACCGGCGACCTCGGCACCCTCGACGAGGACGGCTACCTCGCCATCACCGGCCGCAAGAAGGAAATCCTGGTCACCGCGGGCGGCAAGAACGTCGCCCCGGCCGTGATCGAGGACCGTATCCGTTCGCACGCCCTGATCGCCGAGTGCATGGTCGTCGGCGACGGTCGGCCGTTCATCGGCGCGCTGGTCACCCTCGACGAGGAGTTCCTGCCCCGCTGGGCCGAGGAGCACGGCCACCCCGCCGATGTGACGCCGTCTCAGATCTCCGGGGACCCGGAGCTGCTGGCCGCCGTCCAGCGCGCCGTCGACGACGGCAACGCGGCCGTCTCCAAGGCCGAGTCGGTGCGCAAGTTCCGTATCCTGCCGACCCAGTTCACCGAGGAGTCGGGCCATGTCACGCCGTCGCTGAAGCTCAAGCGGAACGTGGTGGCGAAGGACTTCGCGGAGGAGATCGAGGCGCTCTACCGCGCGTAG
- a CDS encoding NlpC/P60 family protein, whose amino-acid sequence MASHRRPKQPSRTRVTVLTATAAAAVALSSQAAQADPHQSKKDVKSEVDKLYNEAEQATEKYDGVKEQQDKLQKEVDDLQDKVARGQGDLNQMRKGLGAVASGQYRSGSIDPSVQLFLSGDPDTYLEKAATLDQLSGKQADQLKTVADKQRRLAQERAEASAKIKDLSETRKALGDKKDEIKGKLAEAQQLLNKMTAKERAAMQAEENRANRSNSRVNLGDDLPASQRGAAALAAAQSKIGSPYVWGATGPSSFDCSGLTSWAYQQAGQSLPRTSQAQANAGTRIASQSDLKPGDLVLFYSDLHHIGLYAGNGQVLHAPKPGASVRYEPMSNMEFAFGVRV is encoded by the coding sequence GTGGCGTCCCACCGTCGACCCAAGCAGCCGAGCCGTACCCGCGTGACCGTGCTCACCGCCACCGCCGCGGCGGCCGTCGCCCTTTCGTCCCAGGCCGCCCAGGCCGACCCCCATCAGTCGAAGAAGGACGTCAAGTCCGAGGTCGACAAGCTGTACAACGAGGCCGAGCAGGCCACCGAGAAGTACGACGGGGTCAAGGAGCAGCAGGACAAGCTCCAGAAAGAGGTCGACGACCTCCAGGACAAGGTCGCCCGCGGCCAGGGTGACCTCAATCAGATGCGCAAGGGCCTCGGTGCCGTCGCCTCCGGCCAGTACCGCAGCGGCAGCATCGACCCCTCGGTCCAGCTGTTCCTCTCCGGCGACCCGGACACCTACCTCGAAAAGGCCGCCACGCTCGACCAGTTGAGCGGCAAGCAGGCCGACCAGCTCAAGACCGTCGCGGACAAGCAGCGCCGGCTCGCCCAGGAGCGCGCGGAGGCCTCGGCCAAGATCAAGGACCTCTCCGAGACCCGTAAGGCGCTCGGTGACAAGAAGGACGAGATCAAGGGCAAGCTGGCCGAGGCGCAGCAGCTGCTCAACAAGATGACGGCCAAGGAGCGGGCGGCCATGCAGGCCGAGGAGAACCGCGCCAACCGCAGCAACTCGCGGGTCAACCTCGGCGATGACCTGCCGGCCTCGCAGCGCGGCGCGGCCGCCCTGGCCGCCGCCCAGTCCAAGATAGGTTCGCCGTACGTCTGGGGCGCCACCGGACCGTCGTCCTTCGACTGCTCGGGTCTGACCTCCTGGGCGTACCAGCAGGCCGGCCAGTCGCTGCCGCGTACCTCGCAGGCCCAGGCCAACGCCGGTACCCGGATCGCCTCGCAGAGCGACCTCAAGCCCGGCGATCTGGTGCTCTTCTACAGCGACCTGCACCACATCGGTCTCTACGCGGGCAACGGCCAGGTGCTGCACGCACCCAAGCCCGGCGCCTCCGTGCGCTACGAGCCGATGAGCAACATGGAGTTCGCGTTCGGCGTGCGGGTCTGA
- a CDS encoding rhomboid family intramembrane serine protease: MTNVLIGLCCAVFVLGPASGLNRIYGTGEALLKAQTAYFERWGVIPLELWSGSLRALVTPLTALFVHGSWLHLLGNVLFLYVFGAMTEARMGRLPFTAFYLIIGYLALLGYAAAHATSGQTLVGASGSISGVLGAFLFLFPTARVTSLFPFLFFLPLRFPAWIVLLFWFFLQWQAAQEDPRGPGVAYLAHVIGFTLGFLYAWARYRRDSVGATREDDRATEGESQP; this comes from the coding sequence ATGACGAATGTGCTGATCGGCCTGTGCTGCGCGGTCTTCGTGCTCGGCCCCGCCTCCGGCCTGAACCGGATATACGGCACCGGCGAGGCCCTGCTCAAGGCCCAGACCGCGTATTTCGAGCGGTGGGGCGTGATCCCGCTGGAGCTGTGGAGCGGTTCGCTGCGCGCGCTGGTCACCCCGCTCACCGCGTTATTCGTGCACGGCAGCTGGCTGCACCTGCTCGGCAACGTGCTCTTCCTGTACGTCTTCGGCGCCATGACCGAGGCACGGATGGGCAGGCTGCCGTTCACCGCCTTCTACCTCATCATCGGCTACCTGGCGCTGCTCGGCTACGCGGCCGCCCACGCCACCTCGGGCCAGACACTGGTGGGCGCCTCCGGCTCGATCTCCGGCGTCCTCGGCGCCTTCCTCTTCCTGTTCCCGACGGCCCGGGTCACCAGCCTCTTCCCGTTCCTCTTCTTCCTGCCGCTGCGTTTCCCCGCCTGGATCGTGCTGCTGTTCTGGTTCTTCCTGCAGTGGCAGGCCGCCCAGGAAGACCCCCGCGGTCCCGGCGTCGCCTACCTCGCCCATGTCATCGGCTTCACGCTCGGCTTCCTGTACGCCTGGGCCCGCTACCGCAGGGATAGTGTGGGGGCCACCAGGGAAGATGACCGGGCGACCGAGGGAGAGAGCCAGCCGTGA
- a CDS encoding glycosyltransferase family 4 protein, with product MHKTLIVTNDFPPRPGGIQAFLHSMALRLDPSQVVVYASTWKRGAEGLAATAAFDAEQPFPVVRDRTTMLLPTPRVTRRAAALLREHGCSSVWFGAAAPLGLMAPALRSAGARRIVATTHGHEAGWAQLPAARQLLRRIGEGTDTLTYLGEYTRSRIAGALTPQAARRMVQLPPGVDEKTFHPGSGGDAVRAALGLTGRPVVVCVSRLVPRKGQDTLIEAMPAVVSAVPDAVLLIVGGGPYEKELRALAREKGVGDAVRFTGAVPWEELPAHFGAGDVFAMPCRTRRGGLDVEGLGIVYLEASATGLPVVAGDSGGAPDAVLDGETGWVVPGGSPAPTADRIVALLQDPDLRRAMGARGRAWVEEKWRWDLLAERLKELL from the coding sequence GTGCACAAGACCTTGATCGTCACGAACGACTTCCCGCCCCGGCCCGGCGGCATCCAGGCCTTCCTGCACAGCATGGCGCTGCGCCTGGACCCCTCCCAGGTCGTCGTCTACGCCTCGACCTGGAAGCGCGGCGCCGAGGGTCTTGCGGCCACCGCGGCCTTCGACGCCGAGCAGCCGTTCCCGGTGGTACGCGACCGTACGACGATGCTGCTGCCCACCCCGCGGGTGACCCGGCGGGCCGCCGCGCTGCTGCGTGAACACGGCTGCTCCTCGGTGTGGTTCGGCGCGGCGGCGCCGCTCGGGCTGATGGCGCCGGCGCTCCGCTCGGCCGGTGCCCGCCGCATCGTGGCCACCACGCACGGCCACGAGGCGGGCTGGGCGCAGCTGCCGGCCGCCCGGCAGCTGCTGCGCCGGATCGGCGAGGGCACCGACACGCTCACCTACCTCGGCGAGTACACCCGCTCGCGGATCGCCGGTGCGCTCACCCCGCAGGCCGCGCGGCGGATGGTCCAACTCCCGCCCGGGGTGGACGAGAAGACCTTCCACCCCGGCTCGGGGGGTGACGCCGTACGGGCCGCGCTCGGGCTCACCGGCCGGCCGGTGGTGGTCTGTGTCTCGCGGCTCGTCCCCCGCAAGGGCCAGGACACCCTGATCGAGGCGATGCCGGCCGTCGTGTCCGCGGTGCCCGATGCCGTCCTGCTGATCGTCGGCGGCGGCCCGTACGAGAAGGAGCTGCGCGCGCTGGCCCGGGAGAAGGGCGTCGGGGACGCGGTGCGCTTCACCGGCGCGGTCCCCTGGGAGGAGCTGCCGGCCCACTTCGGCGCCGGCGACGTCTTCGCGATGCCCTGCCGCACCCGCCGCGGCGGGCTGGACGTCGAGGGCCTGGGCATCGTCTACCTGGAGGCCTCCGCCACCGGACTCCCCGTGGTGGCGGGCGACTCGGGCGGCGCCCCCGACGCGGTCCTGGACGGCGAGACGGGCTGGGTCGTGCCCGGCGGCTCCCCGGCCCCCACCGCGGACCGCATCGTCGCCCTGCTCCAGGACCCGGATCTGCGCCGCGCCATGGGCGCACGCGGCCGCGCCTGGGTGGAGGAGAAGTGGCGCTGGGACCTGCTGGCGGAACGGCTGAAGGAACTGCTCTAG
- a CDS encoding NYN domain-containing protein, which produces MVDRPEGESGGRRDDAPGSAADDVLDRPLPEGVRRRVVALTAESFGALTLAELPPPLRQYARFTPTRRAKFAGNAMAAALESDAVFRQRIAGKLREAQSELAEALEHGTPPAAADPLDVAAAAYVLRPEGWTKLVAAAGEEAQRARAERAGEEAERELARLREELAQARGEARTEAERIRVDLDAARKENESLRRKLRSALSDVKRGEAAVRKAEAAVADVRDRAATEKTAADSEVRRLKARIAEAETALETSRRSAREGRSVEDMRLRLLLDTVLDAAQGLRRELALPPASVHPADTVEAVAPGRMTPKDIATRALSEMDPALLDQLLALPQAHLVVDGYNVTKTGYPTMPLDKQRLRLLGGLAVLAAQTGAEMTCVFDGAELAAPVLLAPPRGVRVLFSKPGVTADELIRQLVRAEPPGRPVVVVSTDREVADGVAKAGARPVASALLLKRLART; this is translated from the coding sequence GTGGTGGACCGTCCAGAAGGGGAGTCGGGGGGCCGGCGTGACGACGCACCCGGGAGTGCGGCGGACGACGTGCTCGACCGTCCGCTGCCCGAGGGCGTACGGCGCCGGGTCGTGGCGCTCACCGCGGAGTCGTTCGGCGCGCTGACCCTCGCCGAACTCCCGCCCCCGCTGCGGCAGTACGCCCGGTTCACCCCGACCCGTCGGGCCAAATTCGCCGGAAACGCGATGGCCGCGGCGCTGGAGAGCGACGCGGTCTTCCGGCAGCGGATCGCGGGCAAGCTGCGTGAGGCGCAGTCGGAGCTCGCCGAGGCGCTGGAGCACGGCACCCCGCCCGCGGCCGCGGATCCGCTCGATGTGGCGGCGGCCGCCTATGTGCTGCGCCCCGAAGGCTGGACCAAGCTCGTCGCGGCGGCCGGTGAGGAGGCGCAGCGGGCGCGCGCCGAGCGGGCCGGCGAAGAGGCCGAACGCGAGCTGGCCAGGCTGCGCGAGGAACTGGCGCAGGCGCGCGGTGAGGCCCGTACGGAGGCCGAGCGGATCCGGGTGGACCTGGACGCGGCCCGCAAGGAGAACGAGTCCCTGCGGCGCAAGCTGCGCAGTGCGCTGAGCGACGTCAAGCGCGGGGAGGCCGCGGTGCGCAAGGCCGAGGCCGCCGTGGCGGACGTACGGGACCGGGCGGCCACGGAGAAGACCGCGGCGGACAGCGAGGTGCGCCGGCTCAAGGCCCGGATCGCCGAGGCGGAGACGGCGTTGGAGACCAGCCGGCGCTCCGCCCGCGAGGGCCGCAGCGTCGAGGACATGCGGCTGCGGCTGCTGCTGGACACGGTCCTGGACGCGGCGCAGGGGCTGCGCCGCGAGCTGGCGCTGCCGCCCGCCAGCGTCCATCCGGCGGACACCGTCGAGGCGGTCGCGCCGGGGCGGATGACGCCCAAGGACATCGCGACGCGGGCGCTGTCGGAGATGGACCCGGCGCTGCTCGACCAGCTTCTGGCGCTGCCGCAGGCGCATTTGGTGGTGGATGGCTACAACGTCACCAAAACCGGCTATCCGACCATGCCGCTCGACAAGCAGCGGCTGCGGCTGCTGGGCGGCCTCGCGGTGCTGGCGGCGCAGACCGGCGCGGAGATGACCTGTGTCTTCGACGGTGCGGAGCTCGCGGCGCCGGTGCTGCTCGCACCGCCGCGCGGGGTCCGGGTCCTGTTCAGCAAACCGGGCGTAACGGCCGATGAGTTGATTCGTCAGCTGGTTCGGGCCGAACCGCCCGGACGTCCGGTCGTCGTGGTCTCCACGGACCGGGAAGTGGCCGACGGGGTGGCGAAGGCCGGGGCGCGGCCGGTGGCATCCGCCCTGCTCCTCAAACGACTTGCCCGGACCTGA
- a CDS encoding NlpC/P60 family protein: MASHRRTSQQGRTTLASVTVVSAALTVAAAALSAPQAVAEPAGHTAARDAAASRVDRLYEQAERATEKFNGADARTKKLRRQVTALQDRTARAQERINRMRGRLGALAAAQYRSGGMDPTLRLMLSERPDTYLEKASALDRLGAGQARELHGLRAAQRSLEQQRRETVRKLAQLEAGRKEVARHKKDVQHKLATARRLLDALPKGARAAYARASRSDGRHEAVPDLRGAVPASGRAAAAVAAVRAVVGRPYAWGGTGPSAFDCSGLTQWAYGRAGVSLPRTSQAQRGAGRQVPLSQAQPGDLVIYRADGSHVGMYVGNGHVVHAPYPGARVRYDPVGMMPISAVTRP, encoded by the coding sequence TTGGCGTCCCACCGCCGTACCTCGCAGCAAGGCCGGACCACCCTCGCCTCGGTCACCGTGGTGTCGGCCGCCCTGACGGTCGCGGCCGCCGCGCTGTCGGCACCGCAGGCCGTTGCCGAGCCCGCCGGCCACACCGCCGCCCGTGACGCGGCGGCCTCGCGGGTCGACCGTCTCTACGAACAGGCGGAGCGGGCCACCGAGAAGTTCAACGGCGCGGACGCCCGGACCAAGAAGCTGCGCCGCCAGGTGACGGCGCTCCAGGACCGCACCGCCCGCGCCCAGGAGCGGATCAACCGGATGCGCGGCAGGCTGGGTGCGCTGGCGGCCGCCCAGTACCGGTCCGGCGGGATGGACCCCACCCTCCGGCTGATGCTCTCCGAACGTCCTGACACCTACCTGGAGAAGGCCTCCGCCCTCGACCGGCTGGGTGCGGGCCAGGCCCGCGAGCTGCACGGGCTGCGGGCCGCACAGCGCTCCCTGGAGCAGCAGCGCAGGGAGACCGTACGCAAGCTGGCGCAGCTGGAGGCGGGCCGCAAGGAGGTCGCCCGCCACAAGAAGGACGTCCAGCACAAGCTGGCCACGGCGCGGCGGCTGCTGGACGCGCTGCCCAAGGGCGCCAGGGCGGCCTACGCACGGGCCTCGCGGAGCGACGGGCGCCACGAGGCGGTCCCGGACCTGCGGGGGGCCGTACCGGCCTCCGGGCGGGCCGCGGCGGCCGTCGCCGCGGTGCGTGCCGTGGTCGGCCGGCCCTACGCCTGGGGAGGCACCGGCCCCTCGGCCTTCGACTGCTCCGGACTCACCCAATGGGCCTACGGGCGGGCCGGCGTCTCCCTCCCGCGCACCTCGCAGGCGCAGCGCGGCGCCGGCCGGCAGGTGCCCCTCAGCCAGGCCCAGCCCGGTGACCTGGTCATCTACCGTGCGGACGGCAGTCATGTCGGGATGTACGTCGGCAACGGCCATGTGGTCCACGCGCCCTATCCCGGCGCACGGGTCCGCTACGACCCCGTCGGGATGATGCCGATCTCCGCGGTCACCAGGCCCTGA
- a CDS encoding Lrp/AsnC family transcriptional regulator, translating into MITSIVLIKTNVDQIPEIAEKIAALEGVSEVYSVTGAHDLIAMVRVAAHDDLADVIPGRISKVPGVASTETHIAFRTYSQHDLEAAFAIGLDA; encoded by the coding sequence GTGATCACGTCGATCGTGCTCATCAAGACCAACGTGGACCAGATCCCGGAGATCGCCGAGAAAATCGCGGCACTGGAAGGGGTCAGCGAGGTCTACTCGGTCACCGGCGCCCACGACCTGATCGCGATGGTGCGGGTCGCCGCCCACGACGACCTCGCGGACGTCATCCCCGGCCGCATCAGCAAGGTCCCCGGCGTCGCCTCCACCGAGACGCATATCGCGTTCCGCACGTATTCGCAGCATGACCTTGAGGCGGCCTTTGCGATTGGGCTCGACGCGTAG
- a CDS encoding glycosyltransferase 87 family protein, translating to MSSISRARGVWLPVAAWAVTRAVILLCVLRVLVLPGPDVTSDVSVIYQNWSEILKTGTFPLADVTWQYPPAAALAILSPGLLPFLDYAPAFYTLILVTDAAALALFLRAGRRPGHRPAGAWVWIAGVALLGPTAYARYDLMVTAVAVAALFAAARRPRVAGALVAFGALLKVWPVLLLTGAAVRGRRARALWWSAGGTAAGLTLFFVAAAPGALAFLTFQRDRGTEVESLGALVFHIARQYGWDGQVLLHYGSLEFLGPGVPLVSTVALTLSLAAVGWLFLWRLRAGEPGPTTLCDAAFTATLLFTTTSRVISPQYMLWLVGLAAVCVTLRAGRQTLPAVLVLLATGLTQLEFPVWFAHIVASDLPAVVVLAVRDGLLVAASLLACRRLWVSTRDGGPGRTGPPDVVRARRPADGSTAAAPRLTGAAQQTPADGSPAPGH from the coding sequence ATGAGCAGCATCAGCAGAGCGCGCGGGGTGTGGCTCCCCGTCGCGGCCTGGGCCGTGACCCGGGCCGTGATCCTGCTGTGCGTCCTGAGGGTGCTGGTGCTGCCGGGGCCGGATGTCACCAGCGATGTCTCGGTGATCTATCAGAACTGGTCCGAGATCCTGAAGACCGGCACCTTCCCGCTGGCCGATGTGACCTGGCAGTACCCGCCGGCCGCGGCGCTGGCGATCCTCTCCCCCGGCCTGCTGCCGTTCCTGGACTACGCCCCCGCGTTCTACACCCTGATCCTGGTCACGGACGCGGCGGCGCTGGCGCTCTTCCTGCGGGCCGGCCGCCGTCCCGGCCACCGCCCGGCGGGGGCCTGGGTGTGGATCGCGGGCGTGGCGCTGCTGGGCCCGACCGCCTACGCCCGCTACGACCTGATGGTCACCGCCGTCGCCGTCGCCGCGCTGTTCGCGGCCGCGCGCCGGCCACGGGTGGCGGGCGCACTGGTCGCCTTCGGTGCGCTGCTCAAGGTCTGGCCGGTGCTGCTGCTGACGGGGGCGGCGGTGCGCGGGCGCCGGGCCCGCGCCCTGTGGTGGAGCGCGGGCGGCACCGCGGCCGGACTGACCCTGTTCTTCGTGGCCGCCGCACCGGGCGCGCTGGCCTTCCTCACCTTCCAGCGCGACCGCGGCACGGAGGTCGAATCGCTCGGCGCGCTGGTCTTCCACATCGCCCGGCAGTACGGGTGGGACGGGCAGGTGCTGCTGCACTACGGCTCGCTGGAATTCCTCGGCCCCGGTGTCCCGCTCGTCAGCACCGTGGCGCTCACCCTGAGCCTCGCCGCCGTGGGCTGGCTGTTCCTGTGGCGGCTGCGCGCCGGGGAGCCGGGCCCCACGACGCTGTGCGACGCCGCCTTCACCGCCACCCTGCTGTTCACCACCACCAGCCGCGTGATCAGCCCGCAGTACATGCTCTGGCTGGTGGGGCTCGCCGCGGTGTGTGTGACGCTCCGGGCGGGCCGGCAGACGCTGCCGGCCGTGCTGGTCCTGCTGGCCACCGGGCTCACCCAGCTGGAGTTCCCCGTCTGGTTCGCGCACATCGTGGCGAGCGATCTGCCGGCCGTCGTGGTGCTGGCCGTGCGCGACGGCCTGCTGGTCGCCGCGTCGCTGCTCGCCTGCCGCCGGCTGTGGGTCTCGACGCGGGACGGCGGACCCGGGCGTACGGGGCCGCCGGACGTGGTGCGCGCACGCCGGCCGGCCGACGGGAGCACCGCCGCTGCCCCACGGCTCACGGGCGCCGCGCAGCAGACCCCGGCGGACGGGTCGCCCGCACCGGGACACTGA
- a CDS encoding metallophosphoesterase family protein, whose amino-acid sequence MRVHVVSDVHGNSRDLAAAGTGADALLCLGDLVLFLDYADHSRGIFPDLFGAGNASALVELRTARRFEEARALGRRLWGELDATGASRESVIEGAVRKQYAELFAAFPTPTYATYGNVDIPRLWPEYAGPGTTVLDGQRVEIGGRVFGFVGGGLSTPMRTPYEISDEEYAAKIEAVGEVDVLCSHIPPEVPELCYDTVARRFERGSTALLHAIRTTRPRYALFGHVHQPLARRVRVGATECINVGHFNATGTPYVMEW is encoded by the coding sequence ATGCGTGTGCATGTGGTCAGTGACGTACACGGCAACAGCCGGGACCTCGCGGCGGCCGGAACCGGTGCCGATGCCCTGCTCTGCCTCGGCGACCTGGTGCTCTTCCTCGACTACGCCGACCATTCGCGCGGCATCTTCCCCGACCTCTTCGGCGCAGGGAACGCGAGCGCGCTGGTCGAACTGCGCACCGCCCGCCGCTTCGAGGAGGCCCGCGCACTGGGCCGCCGGCTGTGGGGCGAGCTCGACGCCACGGGCGCGAGCCGGGAGTCCGTCATCGAGGGCGCGGTCCGCAAGCAGTACGCCGAACTCTTCGCGGCCTTCCCCACCCCCACCTACGCCACCTACGGCAACGTCGACATCCCGCGGCTGTGGCCCGAGTACGCCGGACCCGGCACCACCGTCCTGGACGGCCAGCGGGTGGAGATCGGCGGCCGGGTCTTCGGGTTCGTCGGCGGCGGCCTGAGCACGCCGATGCGGACCCCTTACGAGATCAGCGACGAGGAGTACGCCGCCAAGATCGAGGCGGTCGGCGAGGTGGACGTGCTGTGCAGCCACATCCCGCCCGAGGTCCCCGAGCTCTGCTACGACACCGTCGCCCGCCGCTTCGAGCGCGGCAGCACCGCCCTGCTGCACGCCATCCGCACCACCCGGCCGCGCTACGCCCTCTTCGGCCATGTGCACCAGCCGCTGGCCCGGCGGGTCCGGGTCGGGGCCACGGAATGCATCAATGTCGGCCATTTCAATGCGACCGGGACGCCCTATGTCATGGAGTGGTGA